A window from Podospora bellae-mahoneyi strain CBS 112042 chromosome 1 map unlocalized CBS112042p_1, whole genome shotgun sequence encodes these proteins:
- a CDS encoding uncharacterized protein (EggNog:ENOG503P41G), whose amino-acid sequence MANMAQNGPAGTAFHGFSVYQPALGAALQWLPQVGTPELDAMIHAFLPGPASIKDKRAHISMDFFEYARQTGETIKFYPVPATSSFSPAVTASPVGSAIYDSGYASGYDTSPVTSDQGWTQSPVSFAPVASFEEFTPASTSKKATASRQHTIDFSSHPGMRIMTKDGRDVTNSASRGCKTKEQRDHAHLMRIIKACDSCRKKKVRCDPSHRKRSASQASTSPSEQKKSAKKARKSEQQPSVPTDQLVAGAFAAAPETATSLPVAFDADLENLWNDFIVEQDPVVLPTDFTFNDPLFDAFTDSRSFHNPSSGSSSATSPSQVFTPFTPAPATLLVDAPENLLPYMNPGVDLGTSYVDFNLYSPASSYYDEDPIFQQTDVGSRHAAASSSAECGGPSYQQQQQVRPGSSHNLVLADQNSSDYYYESERHSEPVQHVPEALRADHRSSSAAGTEVYLQAVQQTLYTGRDDSTVAHNIQSSVSPGTSTGARRASSPSSSPSPSPSPSPAPLLRTTAMNTGTVLQSGVPGHSVAITPIATTTSTAATDGRCCVEEVVGGSYGGVSADLGMQPKSGKQSCVKQCFDGVKAVLATMMVANSPTRRQPAVKDVAQEGFQPSTARLSQLVVLGLVSILCASYGTHPGGQVDSLANILSIMTLSLGYIALWCCGVPGTTSVASKRLQIPMAKIQALGSASQGVQSRASQRGRTLLRSIGYARSSIMV is encoded by the coding sequence ATGGCCAACATGGCCCAGAACGGCCCGGCCGGGACAGCCTTCCATGGCTTCTCGGTCTACCAGCCGGCTCTAGGGGCGGCCCTCCAGTGGCTGCCCCAGGTCGGAACCCCTGAGCTCGATGCGATGATCCACGCTTTCCTTCCAGGCCCTGCGtccatcaaggacaagagaGCGCACATCTCGATGGACTTCTTCGAGTATGCTCGCCAGACCGGAGAGACCATCAAGTTCTACCCCGtccccgccacctcctccttctcccctgccgtcaccgcctcccccgtcGGCTCCGCCATCTACGACTCCGGCTACGCGTCCGGCTACGACACTTCCCCCGTCACCTCTGACCAGGGCTGGACTCAGTCGCCCGTCTCCTTTGCTCCCGTCGCCTCCTTTGAGGAGTTCACTCCTGCCTCGACCTCCAAGAAGGCCACTGCTTCCCGCCAGCACACCATTGACTTCTCCAGCCACCCGGGAATGCGGATCATGACCAAGGACGGCAGGGACGTCACCAACTCGGCTTCTCGCGGATGCAAGACCAAGGAGCAGCGCGACCATGCTCACCTGATGAGAATCATCAAGGCATGCGATTCCTgccgcaagaagaaggtccGCTGCGACCCTAGCCACAGGAAGCGCTCTGCTTCTCAAGCCTCCACTTCCCCATCCGAGCAGAAGAAGTCTGCAAAGAAGGCCAGGAAGTccgagcagcagccttctgTGCCAACTGACCAGCTCGTTGCCGGCGCTTTCGCGGCGGCGCCCGAgaccgccacctccctcccggTAGCGTTCGATGCTGACCTGGAGAACCTCTGGAACGACTTCATTGTGGAGCAGGACCCTGTCGTTCTCCCTACCGACTTCACCTTCAACGACCCTCTCTTCGACGCTTTCACCGACTCCCGGAGCTTCCACAACCCCAGCtctggctcctcctccgccacttCGCCTTCGCAAGTATTCACTCCTTTCACTCCGGCACCCGCCACTCTCCTTGTGGATGCACCGGAGAACCTTCTTCCTTACATGAACCCTGGCGTCGACCTTGGAACCAGCTATGTCGACTTCAACCTCTACTCACCCGCGTCCAGCTACTATGATGAGGATCCCATCTTCCAGCAGACTGATGTTGGCAGCCGACACGCTGCCGCCTCGTCCAGCGCCGAATGCGGTGGCCCGTCctatcaacagcagcagcaggttcGTCCGGGCTCAAGCCACAACCTGGTCCTAGCGGATCAGAACAGCTCTGATTATTACTACGAATCTGAGCGCCACTCTGAGCCGGTACAGCATGTTCCTGAAGCCCTACGCGCAGATcaccgctcctcctccgccgccggcacTGAGGTCTACCTGCAAGCAGTTCAACAGACCTTATACACCGGCCGGGATGACAGCACGGTTGCCCACAACATCCAGTCGTCGGTTAGTCCGGGCACATCCACCGGAGCCAGGAGGGCAagttcaccatcatcatcaccatcaccatcaccatcaccctcaccggcaCCCCTGCTACGCACGACTGCGATGAACACGGGCACTGTTCTCCAGTCAGGCGTACCTGGGCACTCTGTCGCCATAACACCGATTGCCACCACAACAAGCACGGCTGCCACCGATGGCCGATGCTGTGTGGAGGAAGTTGTGGGTGGCAGCTACGGCGGCGTATCTGCCGACCTTGGAATGCAACCAAAGTCTGGCAAACAAAGCTGTGTCAAGCAGTGCTTCGATGGGGTAAAGGCGGTATTGGCGACGATGATGGTCGCAAACTCCCCGACACGACGTCAACCTGCCGTGAAGGACGTTGCCCAGGAAGGCTTTCAGCCATCCACGGCGCGTCTTTCTCAGCTTGTCGTGCTCGGTCTTGTTTCGATACTCTGCGCGTCTTATGGGACGCATCCTGGGGGTCAAGTCGACAGCCTCGCCAACATACTGAGCATCATGACTCTATCTTTGGGCTACATAGCACTGTGGTGTTGTGGAGTCCCGGGGACGACCTCGGTCGCCTCGAAACGCTTGCAAATACCAATGGCCAAGATCCAGGCCCTCGGCTCTGCCTCTCAGGGGGTTCAGTCGAGGGCGTCTCAACGGGGGAGAACACTCCTCCGATCGATTGGCTACGCCAGATCATCCATCATGGTGTAG
- the TAD2 gene encoding tRNA(adenine34) deaminase (COG:F; EggNog:ENOG503P0YP) codes for MAVTLFQALSATGLKAFAFLQALLWFPAGVFRQALALLSAAASSPHRPSSPTLPRTSAPAAGSLGNCNNTADNDQADLHANQDSDADNTDLTMAGDSSSSSSQQQQQTLSKNAPLPKVVPAMPRFGPASMKENAPAASAASPAVTTSNPADEVANGVSRLSLQEAAAAGNRVLSASDGNAGAGSTAAPAENGGTATLSKGNFVQSNGGLPDIFGGGDEALATQEVTRAPAVPLTHSISQTSKLKEMPPPTIQFGDETLHILEKEETPEQAAERAVHSGFMREALDMARLALRTNETPVGCVLVHNGRVIARGMNATNVSRNGTRHAELMAICALLSFASEADTEPARPAKAIVPLGDKTNSQQPEVDEEDALWGDVDPRDGHLFPYGQKLHPAPRVDPSVIQESILYVTVEPCVMCASLLRQLKIKKVYFGAVNDKFGGTGGVFRIHKNSPHSMASAPPSPAPRNGKGLARPVLERRPVSSADVTTDAAKAGGAPVMAGQESREVLSPDEEVKGGPDNSVLDPIDTSHLPGDGGNVERGYEAEGGWGRDEAVTLLRQFYVQENNRAPVPRKKEGRAARLAAMMERDGHAGGPMIDPNSTAPPPGDCNGGAETPEAVGTPIMETCPLAGDENKENEVITA; via the exons ATGGCAGTCACTCTGTTCCAAGCCCTTTCGGCCACTGGCCTCAAAGCCTTTGCCTTTTTGCAGGCTCTCCTATGGTTCCCCGCCGGCGTCTTTCGACAGGCACTCGCACTTCTTTCGGCAGCGGCATCATCCCCCCACCGGCCGAGCTCGCCAACTCTTCCCCGTAcctctgctcctgctgccggCTCTCTTGGAAATTGCAACAACACTGCCGACAACGACCAAGCCGACCTTCATGCCAACCAAGATAGCGACGCCGACAACACCGACTTGACAATGGCTGgggactcctcctcctcctcctc gcagcagcagcagcagacgtTGTCGAAGAATGCACCTCTCCCCAAGGTCGTCCCGGCCATGCCAAGGTTCGGCCCGGCCTCGATGAAGGAGAACGCCCCCGCGGCTTCTGCTGCCAGCCCTGCCGTTACGACCAGCAACCCGGCCGACGAGGTCGCCAACGGCGTTTCCCGCTTGAGCCTCcaagagg ctgctgctgctggcaaCCGTGTTCTTTCGGCTTCGGATGGAAatgctggtgctggctcGACCGCGGCTCCCGCCGAGAATGGCGGCACTGCGACTCTGAGCAAGGGAAATTTTGTTCAGTCCAACGGCGGTCTACCTGACatcttcggcggcggcgacgaggcGCTGGCCACTCAGGAGGTGACCCGCGCTCCTGCTGTCCCGTTGACTCACAGCATCTCGCAGACTAGTAAGCTGAAGGAGATGCCGCCGCCTACGATTCAATTCGGTGACGAGACGCTGCACATtctggagaaggaagagacaCCTGAGCAGGCTGCTGAGAGGGCTGTTCACAGTGGGTTCATGAGGGAGGCGTTGGATATG GCCCGACTTGCCCTCCGAACAAACGAAACACCGGTTGGCTGCGTGCTCGTGCACAACGGACGTGTCATCGCCCGGGGCATGAACGCAACCAATGTCAGCCGTAACGGCACCCGTCACGCCGAGCTCATGGCCATCTGTGCCCTGTTGTCCTTCGCATCCGAGGCCGACACCGAACCTGCCCGTCCTGCCAAGGCCATCGTCCCTCTCGGCGACAAGACCAACTCCCAGCAGCCGGAagtcgacgaggaagatgctCTCTGGGGTGACGTTGACCCCCGTGATGGGCATCTCTTTCCCTACGGCCAGAAACTTCACCCGGCTCCGCGTGTTGATCCCTCGGTCATCCAGGAATCTATTCTCTACGTCACGGTTGAACCCTGCGTCATGTGCGCGAGCCTGCTGAGGCagctcaagatcaagaaggttTATTTTGGAGCGGTCAACGACAAGTTCGGTGGGACGGGGGGTGTTTTCCGGATCCACAAGAACTCGCCTCACTCGATGGCGAGCGCGCCGCCTTCGCCCGCGCCGAGGAATGGGAAGGGACTTGCGAGACCGGTGCTGGAGCGGAGGCCGGTGTCGAGTGCCGACGTCACGACCGACGCGGCGAAGGCTGGAGGAGCGCCTGTGATGGCAGGACAAGAAAGTCGGGAGGTTTTGAGTCCTGACGaagaggtgaaggggggtCCGGACAATAGTGTGCTCGACCCGATTGACACGTCGCATTTGCCGGGGGACGGGGGCAATGTCGAGCGCGGGTACGAGGCcgagggggggtgggggagggatgaggcTGTCACGCTGCTGAGGCAGTTTTATGTGCAGGAGAATAATCGAG CTCCTGTCCCGAGAAAGAAGGAAGGCAGGGCTGCGAGGTTGGCGGCTatgatggagagggatggCCATGCTGGGGGACCTATGATCGACCCCAACTCTACGGCTCCTCCGCCAGGTGACTGCAATGGTGGGGCTGAGACGCCCGAAGCTGTGGGGACGCCGATCATGGAGACTTGTCCTCTGGCTGGGGATGAGAATAAGGAGAATGAGGTTATCACGGCTTGA